One region of Epilithonimonas zeae genomic DNA includes:
- a CDS encoding ATP-binding cassette domain-containing protein, with amino-acid sequence MSTPIIHISNLNFQYNKPILENLNWEISSGECWMLGGLSGSGKTTLAKIISGEIKNFEGKVEVNFNENLNLKRKVLYVSNWFQFTNLEGDRNFYYQQRYNQFAKNDTLTVFAELNHFGKEENLDFEILESYLEPFGFENFKNQQLIELSSGEHKKLQLLKALWLKPQVMIIDQPYTGLDTKSRQFLNQAFDNLIQENVTLILINNDDEYPENVQYFVEIENGKLVHKNSPKDFSKGEERTPKSLPFFLQNNQENEQENLIKLENINISYGEKQVLRNIDWEVNSGEQWLLQGHNGSGKSTLLSLLNGDHPQAYANEIYLFGQKRGSGESIWDIKEKIGMISPELHWYFDMNANVGQTIASGFFDSMSLFQKLSFSQQQQLEQMLHFFDLKEDKNKKLSTLSLGKQRLALLARTLIKKPKLLILDEPCQGMDSEQTQYFNQVIDDLAGQGQSLIYVGHFESQLPKKLSHKLVLENGMSKNDLNHKKHKDFHKDHKNVYE; translated from the coding sequence ATGTCAACCCCAATCATCCACATTTCAAACCTAAACTTCCAATATAATAAACCCATATTGGAAAATTTAAACTGGGAAATATCTTCCGGAGAATGCTGGATGTTGGGCGGATTAAGCGGAAGCGGGAAAACAACCTTAGCCAAAATCATTTCCGGAGAAATCAAAAATTTTGAAGGAAAAGTTGAGGTCAATTTTAATGAAAATTTAAACTTGAAGAGGAAAGTTCTGTACGTTTCAAATTGGTTTCAGTTCACTAATCTGGAAGGCGACCGCAATTTTTATTATCAACAGCGATATAATCAATTTGCTAAAAATGATACCCTAACCGTTTTTGCAGAACTCAATCATTTCGGGAAAGAAGAAAATCTGGATTTTGAAATTTTGGAATCCTATTTAGAACCGTTTGGATTTGAAAATTTTAAAAATCAGCAATTGATAGAATTGTCAAGCGGCGAACACAAGAAATTACAATTACTGAAAGCACTTTGGCTAAAACCTCAGGTTATGATTATCGACCAGCCTTACACAGGATTGGATACCAAATCAAGACAGTTTTTGAATCAGGCTTTTGATAATTTAATTCAGGAAAATGTCACATTGATTTTGATAAATAACGATGACGAATATCCTGAAAATGTTCAGTATTTTGTAGAAATAGAGAACGGAAAATTAGTTCATAAGAATTCTCCAAAAGACTTTTCCAAAGGAGAAGAAAGAACGCCAAAATCGCTTCCTTTTTTCTTACAAAATAATCAGGAAAACGAACAGGAAAATCTCATCAAACTGGAAAATATCAATATTTCTTATGGTGAAAAACAAGTACTGAGAAATATCGATTGGGAAGTCAATTCCGGTGAGCAATGGCTGTTGCAGGGTCACAATGGCTCGGGAAAATCAACATTGCTCAGTTTGTTGAATGGTGACCATCCGCAGGCTTATGCTAATGAGATTTATCTTTTCGGGCAAAAGCGGGGAAGCGGTGAAAGTATCTGGGACATCAAAGAAAAAATCGGAATGATTTCGCCTGAGTTACATTGGTATTTCGATATGAATGCGAATGTCGGACAAACCATTGCTTCCGGTTTTTTTGACTCGATGTCCTTGTTTCAGAAATTGAGTTTTAGTCAGCAACAACAATTGGAGCAGATGCTGCATTTCTTCGATTTGAAGGAAGATAAGAATAAAAAATTAAGTACTTTATCACTTGGAAAACAGCGCCTGGCTTTGCTCGCAAGAACATTGATTAAAAAACCAAAACTTTTAATTCTGGACGAACCTTGTCAGGGAATGGACAGCGAACAGACGCAATATTTCAATCAGGTAATTGATGATTTGGCAGGTCAAGGACAATCGTTGATTTATGTTGGGCATTTTGAATCTCAATTACCAAAAAAACTCAGTCACAAACTCGTCTTGGAAAACGGAATGAGCAAAAATGATTTAAACCACAAGAAACACAAAGATTTTCACAAAGACCATAAAAATGTGTACGAATAA
- the ilvC gene encoding ketol-acid reductoisomerase, whose product MANYFNTLSLRDQLHQLGQAEFMDSSEFSDGVSALKGKKIVVVGCGAQGLNQGLNLRDSGLDVSYALRQEAIDQKRDSWKNATENNFKVGTYEELIPTADLVINLTPDKQHTSVITSVQPLMKQGATLSYSHGFNIVEEGMQIRKDLTVIMVAPKCPGSEVRAEYLRGFGVPTLIAVHPENDPQGKGWAEAKAYCVGTGGHKAGVLKSSFVAEVKSDLMGEQTILCGLLQTGSILSFDKMVEKGIDAGYASKLVQYGVEVITEALKHGGVSGMLDRLSNPAKLKAFELSEELKDIMRPLFQKHQDDIISGEFSKTMMEDWANGDANLLKWRAETGETAFEKTPAGDVKIEEQEYFDNYLLMSAFIRAGVELAFETMVEAGIKPESAYYESLHETPLIANTIARKKLFEMNRVISDTAEYGCYLFDQACKPLLADFMKSVDTDLVGKDFNEGKKTSVDNAQLVYVNDVLRNHPVEIVGRKLRQAMTAMKSIKTV is encoded by the coding sequence ATGGCAAATTATTTCAATACCTTATCACTCAGAGATCAGTTGCATCAGTTAGGACAGGCGGAATTTATGGACAGTTCAGAGTTTTCTGATGGCGTTTCTGCATTGAAAGGAAAGAAAATCGTAGTGGTTGGCTGCGGCGCTCAGGGGCTGAATCAAGGTCTGAATCTCAGAGACAGCGGACTGGACGTTTCTTACGCATTGCGTCAGGAAGCTATCGACCAAAAGAGAGATTCGTGGAAAAACGCAACCGAAAATAATTTCAAAGTCGGAACTTACGAAGAACTGATTCCCACTGCGGATTTGGTCATCAATTTAACGCCTGACAAGCAACACACTTCGGTAATCACTTCGGTTCAGCCTTTGATGAAACAGGGTGCGACTTTGTCCTATTCACACGGGTTCAATATCGTGGAAGAAGGGATGCAGATTCGTAAAGATTTGACGGTGATTATGGTCGCTCCAAAATGTCCGGGTTCCGAAGTTCGTGCCGAATATCTGCGAGGTTTCGGTGTTCCGACGCTGATTGCTGTTCATCCTGAAAATGACCCTCAGGGAAAAGGTTGGGCAGAAGCAAAAGCATATTGTGTAGGAACAGGCGGTCACAAAGCCGGTGTTTTGAAATCCTCTTTCGTGGCAGAAGTGAAGTCCGATTTGATGGGAGAACAGACGATTTTGTGCGGACTTTTGCAGACAGGTTCTATTCTTTCGTTTGACAAAATGGTCGAAAAAGGAATTGATGCAGGTTACGCTTCCAAATTGGTTCAATATGGTGTTGAGGTTATTACAGAAGCCTTGAAACACGGCGGTGTAAGCGGAATGCTGGACAGACTTTCTAACCCTGCAAAACTAAAAGCCTTTGAATTGTCAGAAGAACTGAAAGATATTATGCGTCCGCTTTTCCAAAAGCACCAGGACGATATCATCTCCGGTGAATTTTCCAAAACAATGATGGAAGACTGGGCAAACGGCGATGCCAACCTTTTGAAATGGCGTGCAGAAACAGGAGAAACAGCTTTTGAAAAAACACCGGCAGGGGATGTGAAAATCGAGGAGCAGGAATATTTTGACAATTATCTTTTGATGTCGGCCTTCATCAGAGCGGGTGTTGAATTAGCGTTTGAAACGATGGTTGAAGCCGGAATCAAGCCGGAATCCGCTTATTACGAATCGCTTCACGAAACCCCTTTGATTGCCAATACCATCGCACGAAAAAAACTGTTCGAGATGAATCGTGTGATTTCCGACACTGCAGAATACGGCTGTTACCTGTTCGACCAGGCTTGCAAACCTTTGCTGGCAGATTTTATGAAGTCGGTGGATACGGATTTGGTTGGAAAAGACTTCAACGAAGGCAAAAAAACTTCGGTTGACAACGCTCAATTGGTTTATGTGAACGATGTTTTGAGAAATCATCCGGTAGAAATTGTCGGCAGAAAACTGCGTCAGGCAATGACGGCGATGAAGTCTATCAAAACAGTATAA
- the ilvN gene encoding acetolactate synthase small subunit, translated as MEKQEFTITLYTENSVGLIGRISGIFSRRKINIESLNTSPSEVEGIHRFTILINETEEVVRKLCRQLEKQIDILKAYFNTDDEIVWQEQALYKVPANVVTEKVYVERLLRQYGASTVVIRQDYIVFETAGHREEIDRLTEELNKYGLIEFVRGARIAIIKNSAGIHEKVLEFEKREPSPELIENEYLDKRDDVFTM; from the coding sequence ATGGAAAAACAAGAATTTACCATCACATTATACACCGAAAATTCTGTTGGATTAATTGGCAGAATTTCAGGGATTTTTTCACGAAGAAAAATCAATATCGAGAGTTTGAATACATCTCCTTCCGAGGTGGAAGGCATTCACAGATTCACAATTCTCATTAATGAAACCGAAGAAGTCGTAAGAAAACTTTGCCGTCAGCTGGAAAAACAAATCGACATTCTGAAAGCTTATTTCAATACAGATGATGAAATTGTCTGGCAGGAACAGGCACTTTACAAAGTCCCCGCAAATGTGGTGACAGAAAAGGTCTATGTAGAACGATTGCTTCGTCAGTATGGCGCATCTACAGTTGTGATTCGTCAGGATTACATCGTTTTTGAAACGGCAGGACATCGGGAAGAAATCGACCGGTTAACTGAAGAGCTCAACAAATACGGGCTCATCGAATTCGTGCGTGGAGCAAGAATCGCAATCATCAAAAACAGCGCAGGAATCCACGAAAAAGTCCTCGAGTTTGAAAAAAGAGAACCATCTCCCGAACTTATTGAAAACGAATATCTCGATAAAAGAGACGATGTTTTCACAATGTAA
- the ilvB gene encoding biosynthetic-type acetolactate synthase large subunit, producing the protein MNNTISQIENIELEQPKPVEISGSKAVLEALLQENVHTVFGYPGGAIMPIYDALYDYSEKLKHILVRHEQGAIHAAQGFARTSGKTGVVFATSGPGATNLVTGLADAMIDSNPIVCITGQVFASLLGTDAFQETDVINITTPVTKWNYQVTDATEIPEAIAKAFHIASTGRPGPVLIDITKNAQLQLFEYSGYKKCNHIRSYCPEPEIRNEYIEQAAELINQAKKPFILFGQGVILGKAEEEFKTFIEKVNLPAAATVMGLSALPTSHKLHVGMLGMHGNYAPNVMTNECDVLIAVGMRFDDRVTGRLDKYAKQAKVIHLDIDPAEIDKNVKTTVPVWGNCKKTLPMLTALLKNNDHSEWLEKFRELEKEEIKEVITEELNPTTDVMTMGEVIKVLNELTNGDAIITTDVGQHQMVACRYAQFNNSKSSVTSGGLGTMGFGLPAAIGAWYGAPEKTVVAIIGDGGFQMTLQELGTIMQFGAKVKILILNNEFLGMVRQWQQLFHDRRYSFVNITSPDFVAVAKGYYIDGQKISERKDLKTALETMLNHDGAYLLEVMVGKENNVFPMVAQGTSVSEIRLK; encoded by the coding sequence ATGAACAATACCATTTCACAAATAGAAAATATAGAATTAGAACAGCCAAAACCGGTAGAAATATCCGGTTCCAAAGCCGTTTTAGAAGCTCTGTTGCAGGAAAATGTACATACAGTTTTCGGTTATCCCGGTGGCGCAATTATGCCGATTTATGATGCTTTGTACGACTATTCCGAAAAACTAAAACATATTTTGGTTCGTCACGAGCAAGGTGCCATTCACGCTGCACAGGGATTTGCAAGAACTTCCGGAAAAACGGGGGTTGTATTTGCAACCAGTGGTCCCGGTGCAACCAATCTGGTGACAGGTTTAGCGGATGCAATGATAGACAGCAATCCGATTGTTTGTATTACAGGTCAGGTTTTTGCATCACTTTTGGGAACGGATGCTTTTCAGGAAACCGATGTCATCAATATCACAACGCCGGTTACAAAATGGAATTATCAGGTAACCGATGCAACCGAAATTCCGGAAGCGATTGCGAAAGCTTTTCATATCGCAAGTACGGGTCGACCAGGTCCGGTTTTGATTGATATTACCAAAAATGCCCAGTTGCAATTATTCGAATATTCGGGGTATAAAAAATGCAATCATATCAGAAGTTACTGCCCGGAGCCGGAAATCAGAAATGAATATATCGAACAGGCCGCAGAATTGATTAATCAGGCAAAAAAGCCATTTATTTTGTTTGGACAAGGGGTGATTTTGGGAAAAGCCGAAGAAGAATTCAAAACATTTATTGAGAAAGTTAATCTTCCTGCAGCAGCAACTGTAATGGGATTGAGTGCGCTTCCAACCAGCCACAAACTACACGTCGGAATGCTGGGAATGCACGGCAATTACGCACCCAATGTAATGACCAACGAATGTGATGTTCTGATTGCGGTCGGAATGCGTTTCGATGATAGGGTTACGGGTCGTTTGGATAAATATGCAAAACAGGCGAAAGTAATTCATCTCGATATTGACCCGGCCGAAATTGATAAAAATGTGAAGACCACCGTTCCGGTTTGGGGGAATTGTAAAAAGACACTTCCGATGCTGACAGCGCTTCTAAAAAACAATGACCATTCAGAATGGTTGGAAAAATTCCGTGAGTTGGAAAAAGAAGAAATCAAAGAAGTAATTACAGAAGAACTGAATCCCACAACCGATGTAATGACAATGGGAGAAGTCATCAAAGTTCTTAATGAGCTTACAAATGGCGATGCAATAATCACAACCGATGTTGGTCAGCATCAGATGGTTGCTTGCAGATATGCTCAATTCAATAATTCTAAATCCAGCGTAACCTCAGGCGGATTGGGAACAATGGGATTTGGTTTGCCGGCCGCAATCGGCGCTTGGTATGGCGCACCAGAAAAAACAGTGGTTGCAATCATTGGAGATGGCGGATTCCAGATGACGTTGCAGGAATTAGGAACCATTATGCAGTTCGGAGCGAAGGTCAAAATCCTGATTCTAAACAATGAATTCCTCGGAATGGTAAGACAATGGCAACAGCTTTTCCACGACAGGCGTTACTCTTTTGTAAATATCACGAGCCCAGATTTCGTAGCCGTTGCAAAAGGATATTACATCGATGGACAAAAAATATCAGAAAGGAAAGACCTAAAAACAGCTTTGGAAACAATGCTCAATCACGATGGCGCATATCTTTTGGAAGTAATGGTGGGAAAAGAAAATAACGTTTTCCCAATGGTAGCCCAAGGAACTTCGGTTTCAGAAATTCGTTTAAAATAA
- the ilvD gene encoding dihydroxy-acid dehydratase encodes MSENLNKYSKTLTKDPTQPATQAMFYGIGFQKEDFDKAQIGIASMGYDGNTCNMHLNGLAEIVKKGVKEQNLVGLMFHTIGISDGMTNGTDGMRYSLVSRDIIADSIEAVCAGQYYDGLITVPGCDKNMPGSLMAMARLDRPSIMVYGGSIAPGHYKGEDLNIVSAFEALGNKIAGKISEEDFQGVIQNSCPSAGACGGMYTANTMASAIEALGMSLPYSSSYPALSKEKKEECQFAGHYVKILLEKDIKPSDIMTPKAFENALRLIMILGGSTNAVLHFIAIAKSIGYDLTLDDFQKISDETPFLADLKPSGKYLMEDLHKVGGVPAVMKYLLDLGLLHGDCLTVTGKTIAENLEHVTSIINRQQNIIHDIKNPIKETGHIRIMYGNLAEKGSVAKITGKEGAYFKGTAIVFDGEKEFIKGIEDKKIQEGNVVVIKNEGPKGAPGMPEMLKPTSALMGSGLGKNVALITDGRFSGGTHGFVVGHITPEGFAGGLIGLIKDGDVIELDAEKNTINALLSDEEIAKRKAEFQQPEYKVKSGVLYKYAKSVADASQGCVTDL; translated from the coding sequence ATGTCTGAAAATTTAAACAAATATTCCAAAACACTCACGAAAGACCCAACTCAACCCGCAACTCAGGCGATGTTTTATGGGATTGGATTTCAAAAAGAAGATTTTGACAAAGCACAGATCGGAATTGCAAGTATGGGTTACGACGGCAATACTTGTAATATGCACCTGAATGGTTTGGCTGAGATTGTAAAAAAAGGGGTTAAAGAACAGAATCTAGTTGGATTAATGTTCCACACCATCGGAATCAGTGACGGAATGACCAACGGAACCGATGGAATGCGTTATTCCCTCGTAAGTCGAGACATCATTGCAGATTCTATCGAAGCAGTTTGCGCCGGACAATATTACGACGGATTGATTACTGTTCCGGGTTGCGACAAAAATATGCCGGGTTCTCTGATGGCGATGGCTCGTCTCGACCGCCCTTCGATAATGGTTTATGGCGGAAGTATTGCGCCGGGACATTACAAAGGCGAAGATTTGAACATCGTTTCAGCTTTTGAAGCGTTGGGAAATAAAATTGCAGGTAAAATTTCCGAAGAAGATTTTCAGGGTGTGATTCAGAATTCCTGCCCAAGTGCAGGAGCTTGTGGTGGAATGTACACAGCTAATACAATGGCTTCAGCAATTGAAGCTCTCGGAATGAGTTTACCTTATTCTTCTTCTTATCCCGCACTTAGTAAAGAGAAAAAAGAAGAATGTCAGTTTGCCGGACATTATGTTAAAATTCTTCTTGAAAAAGATATCAAACCATCCGATATAATGACACCAAAAGCTTTCGAAAATGCGTTGAGGTTAATTATGATTCTGGGAGGAAGTACCAATGCAGTTCTCCATTTTATCGCCATTGCAAAATCCATAGGATACGATTTGACTTTGGATGATTTTCAAAAAATCAGTGATGAAACTCCATTCTTAGCAGACCTTAAACCAAGTGGTAAATACTTGATGGAAGACCTTCATAAAGTCGGCGGCGTTCCTGCAGTGATGAAGTATCTATTGGATTTAGGCTTACTTCACGGCGATTGTTTAACGGTTACGGGAAAAACCATTGCTGAAAATTTGGAACACGTGACTTCAATTATAAACAGACAGCAGAATATCATTCACGATATCAAAAATCCAATCAAAGAAACTGGCCACATTAGAATTATGTATGGAAATCTTGCTGAGAAAGGTTCTGTTGCGAAAATTACAGGAAAAGAAGGTGCTTATTTCAAAGGAACAGCAATAGTTTTTGATGGCGAAAAAGAATTCATCAAAGGTATCGAAGATAAAAAAATTCAGGAAGGAAATGTAGTTGTAATCAAAAATGAAGGCCCAAAAGGCGCACCCGGAATGCCGGAAATGCTCAAACCGACTTCCGCTTTGATGGGTTCAGGCTTAGGTAAAAATGTCGCACTGATTACCGACGGAAGATTTTCCGGAGGAACGCACGGCTTCGTTGTTGGTCATATCACGCCGGAAGGTTTTGCCGGAGGATTGATTGGCTTGATTAAAGATGGAGATGTGATTGAATTGGATGCTGAAAAAAATACCATCAACGCATTGTTGTCGGATGAAGAAATTGCCAAAAGAAAAGCCGAATTCCAGCAACCTGAATACAAAGTAAAAAGCGGGGTGTTGTACAAATATGCCAAATCTGTAGCAGATGCCTCACAAGGCTGTGTCACCGATTTATAA
- the ilvE gene encoding branched-chain-amino-acid transaminase translates to MYYNDDSVLFFDGAYVKAKEAKTDLYGQSLHYGYAVFEGIKSYKTVNGTKIFKAEEHYDRLRKSAETMLIPFDYSTEEMVEATYKLLEINNLSNAYIRPIVICSPNMSLSKGQKSYLVIEVWNWDNGYLANKMRIMTSSFERPNPKAFKVEAKVSGHYVNSILACQEAKDKGYDEALVLDADGNVAESSGANIFFEKDGKLFTPAKGSILPGITRATALKLCEEFGIPTEEKFFKPEEMQGTDAGFFCGTAAEIVALDSLDNVPFKLNWEDSLSSKIQMAYRHLVLEEDYSYLKSENLILEK, encoded by the coding sequence ATGTATTACAATGACGACAGTGTTCTCTTCTTTGATGGGGCATATGTGAAAGCAAAAGAAGCCAAGACCGACTTGTACGGCCAATCTTTACACTACGGATATGCCGTTTTCGAAGGAATTAAATCTTATAAAACAGTCAACGGAACCAAAATTTTCAAAGCAGAGGAACATTACGACAGACTTCGTAAATCAGCAGAAACTATGCTGATTCCTTTCGATTATTCTACCGAAGAAATGGTAGAAGCAACTTACAAATTGTTGGAAATTAATAATCTGAGTAATGCATATATCCGTCCGATTGTCATTTGTTCTCCGAATATGTCATTATCAAAAGGACAAAAAAGTTATCTCGTAATCGAAGTTTGGAATTGGGACAACGGTTATCTCGCCAACAAAATGAGAATTATGACGTCTTCTTTTGAACGTCCGAATCCAAAAGCTTTCAAAGTGGAAGCAAAAGTCAGCGGTCATTATGTGAACTCGATTTTAGCTTGTCAGGAAGCTAAGGATAAAGGTTATGATGAAGCGTTGGTCCTTGATGCTGACGGAAATGTAGCTGAAAGTTCGGGAGCAAATATTTTCTTCGAAAAAGACGGAAAATTATTTACACCAGCAAAAGGAAGCATTCTTCCGGGAATTACTCGTGCAACAGCTTTAAAGCTTTGTGAAGAATTCGGAATTCCTACAGAAGAAAAGTTTTTCAAACCGGAAGAAATGCAAGGTACAGATGCCGGATTTTTCTGTGGAACTGCGGCTGAAATTGTAGCCTTAGATTCTCTGGATAACGTTCCTTTCAAACTGAATTGGGAAGACAGTTTATCATCAAAAATTCAAATGGCTTATCGTCATTTGGTGTTAGAAGAAGATTATTCATATCTGAAATCCGAAAATTTAATCTTAGAAAAATAA
- a CDS encoding MFS transporter → MRAKQTDTIFTKRIKPNLSIAQIINMSMGFLGIQMAFGLQNGNASRILANLGADVHELSWFWLVAPVTGLIVQPIIGHMGDNTWSPLGRRKPYFLIGAVLCAIGLVLLPNAASVTHMIAANVLLLAVIFLAMMDFSVNIAMEPFRALVGDMLPKHQGTLGFSIQTILIGIGAVIGSEMPNWLTKLGISNAAPEGYVADNVIYAFYIGATVLIISILYTIFTTKEYSPQEFAEFEGGKETVEEPSKFSDMFKDFANIPSLMKKLGIVQFFSWFALFTMWVFTTSALATHHFGLSPEDTKSVDFNRAGDLTGHLFGLYNLFAIPFAFLLTPIAKIIGKKQTHALALASGGLGLISMYFIKDTSMLWISMIGLGFAWASILAMPYAMLIDAIPQRKMGVYMGIFNFFIVVPQIINGIFGGPIVSNLFGKMAIDYVIVGGVCMLLGALITMIFIKSQDETPKEIEEEIQQVHF, encoded by the coding sequence ATGAGAGCAAAACAAACAGATACAATTTTTACAAAGAGAATAAAACCAAATCTTTCCATCGCTCAGATTATCAATATGAGTATGGGATTTTTGGGAATCCAGATGGCATTTGGCTTACAGAACGGAAATGCCAGTAGAATTTTAGCAAATCTTGGAGCAGACGTTCACGAATTATCCTGGTTTTGGCTGGTGGCGCCAGTTACAGGTTTAATCGTCCAGCCAATTATTGGACATATGGGGGATAACACTTGGAGTCCGTTGGGAAGAAGAAAACCTTATTTCTTGATTGGTGCAGTTTTATGTGCAATAGGATTGGTTTTGCTTCCAAATGCGGCTTCGGTAACGCACATGATTGCAGCGAATGTTTTATTACTTGCTGTAATTTTCCTGGCGATGATGGACTTTTCCGTAAACATTGCAATGGAACCTTTCCGGGCTTTGGTCGGAGATATGTTGCCAAAACATCAGGGAACTTTAGGGTTTTCTATCCAAACTATTTTGATTGGAATCGGAGCGGTAATTGGCTCAGAAATGCCGAACTGGTTGACGAAGCTAGGAATCTCAAATGCTGCACCAGAAGGTTATGTTGCAGATAATGTAATTTATGCTTTCTACATTGGAGCTACGGTTCTTATTATTTCAATTCTCTACACGATTTTCACAACCAAAGAATACTCTCCACAAGAATTTGCTGAATTTGAAGGCGGAAAAGAAACCGTGGAAGAACCTTCAAAATTCTCAGATATGTTCAAGGATTTTGCGAATATTCCAAGCTTGATGAAGAAATTAGGAATCGTTCAATTCTTTTCTTGGTTTGCATTATTTACCATGTGGGTTTTCACAACAAGTGCTTTGGCGACACATCATTTCGGATTGTCACCGGAAGATACAAAATCAGTCGATTTCAATAGAGCTGGAGATTTAACAGGACATTTATTTGGATTATATAATCTTTTTGCAATCCCTTTTGCGTTCTTGTTGACGCCTATTGCAAAAATCATCGGGAAAAAGCAAACCCATGCATTGGCTTTGGCGAGTGGTGGTTTAGGATTGATTTCTATGTATTTTATCAAAGACACATCAATGCTTTGGATTTCGATGATAGGTTTGGGATTTGCTTGGGCTAGTATTTTAGCAATGCCTTATGCAATGTTAATCGATGCAATTCCACAAAGAAAAATGGGCGTTTATATGGGGATTTTCAATTTTTTTATCGTAGTTCCTCAAATCATTAATGGTATTTTTGGAGGACCAATTGTTTCCAATCTATTCGGAAAAATGGCGATTGACTATGTTATAGTTGGTGGCGTTTGTATGTTGTTGGGTGCTTTGATTACAATGATTTTCATTAAGTCTCAAGACGAAACACCAAAAGAAATTGAAGAAGAAATCCAGCAGGTTCATTTTTAA
- a CDS encoding nuclear transport factor 2 family protein has product MKRIISIFILSFLIFSIPVSAQKKGFYENVQKKNINKLLDDFNTFAANADFDKYFDCFAEQSTFIGTDATEVWNKKEFKDWAKPFFDKKTTWNFKSLKRNIYFSKDGNYAWFDEILDTQMKICRGSGVVEKIGGKWKVKQYVLSVTVPNELVDEVTKIKAPIEDALILKLK; this is encoded by the coding sequence GTGAAAAGAATAATTTCCATTTTCATATTATCTTTTTTGATATTTTCGATTCCTGTTTCTGCTCAGAAAAAAGGATTTTACGAAAACGTTCAGAAAAAGAATATCAACAAATTACTGGATGATTTCAATACGTTTGCAGCCAATGCAGATTTTGATAAATACTTTGACTGTTTTGCAGAACAATCAACTTTTATTGGGACAGATGCAACGGAAGTTTGGAACAAAAAAGAATTCAAAGATTGGGCAAAACCATTTTTTGATAAGAAAACAACTTGGAATTTCAAATCTCTAAAACGAAATATTTATTTCAGCAAAGACGGAAATTACGCTTGGTTTGATGAAATTTTGGATACACAAATGAAAATCTGCAGAGGTTCTGGCGTTGTTGAAAAAATCGGTGGAAAATGGAAAGTGAAACAATATGTTCTGTCCGTTACAGTTCCTAATGAATTGGTGGATGAAGTAACAAAAATTAAAGCACCTATCGAAGATGCATTAATTCTAAAATTAAAATAA
- a CDS encoding DUF1572 family protein gives MKTQSQLASRFREVILNGTWIANTNFKDQLENLDYKLATVKFQNLNTIAVLAQHIHYYIKGIKNVLLGGDLEIRDKFSFDFPPVESQQQWENFLDDFWKDSEEFAKLIENLPEEKLNADFVNEKYGTYIRNLDGMIEHNYYHLGQIVLIRKIIETQK, from the coding sequence ATGAAAACTCAATCACAATTAGCTAGCCGTTTTCGTGAAGTAATCCTGAATGGAACCTGGATTGCAAACACCAACTTCAAGGACCAGCTGGAAAATTTGGATTATAAATTGGCTACGGTTAAGTTTCAGAATTTGAATACTATTGCTGTTCTTGCACAACATATTCATTATTATATTAAAGGAATTAAAAATGTTTTGCTTGGTGGCGATTTGGAAATCAGAGATAAATTCAGTTTCGATTTTCCACCTGTAGAATCTCAGCAACAATGGGAGAATTTTCTTGATGATTTCTGGAAAGATTCTGAGGAATTTGCAAAATTGATAGAAAATTTACCTGAAGAAAAACTCAATGCGGATTTTGTCAATGAAAAATACGGAACATACATCAGAAATCTTGACGGTATGATAGAACACAACTATTATCATCTAGGGCAAATTGTATTAATAAGAAAAATAATAGAAACTCAAAAATAA